From Syngnathus scovelli strain Florida chromosome 14, RoL_Ssco_1.2, whole genome shotgun sequence, one genomic window encodes:
- the lrfn5a gene encoding leucine-rich repeat and fibronectin type-III domain-containing protein 5: protein MERLFLFVMLAVAVAVGAQICPKRCVCQILSPNLATLCAMKGLLFVPPNIDRHTVELRLADNFVTSVKRKDFANMTRLVDLTLSRNTISYITPHAFTDLENLRALHLNSNRLTRIGNDTFSGMSKLHHLILNNNQLVLIHQGAFNDLLALEELDLSYNNLDSIPWEAIQKMTSLHTLSLDHNMLDFIPEGTFSLLQKLNRLDVTSNKLQKLPPDPLFQRAQVLATSGILSSSTFALSFGGNPLHCNCELLWLRRLNREDDLETCASPQHLSGRYFWSIPEEEFLCEPPLITRYSHEMRVLEGQRVSLRCKARGDPEPAIHWISPDGKLVSNSSRTLVYVNGSLDILISTVKDTGSFTCISSNPAGEAHQTVDLVIVKLPHISNNTNNIQEPDPGSSDIHTSTSTRSGSNGSNATGDVKGGVEKRVVSAEATSSTALINFNFQRNIPGIRMFQIQYNGSQDDSLVYRMIPPSSKSFLVNNLAAGSQYDLCVLAIYDDIITSLTATRVVGCVQFTTESEYMRCHFMQSQFLGGTMIIIIGGIIVASVLIFIIILMIRYKVCNPGDGVKGMSMSMTNVHSQTNGQRCSVTPSNSKHASIGLEDLSKKKSGGKDAATAAATTTATATTTLSSNSSLPDCSTDTSVLSQHWTTLGAEEQVKVGEERARASLSSTAATSSLGRPKRKPAPSKPGSACSNTSAAPENLPSACSRPPSASASASTASSTPLDTLNTNRNNSTSLNQGQPPAPPPIGNPRPLPSVRYRETPILRRAPRARTKYQTLPVEEGGRSRPRRRYSLSEGGSKTLAYNPGSAPKLGRTVRDKRSRSMSGMLFSKDGEGDSNRGRCDSDWILESTV from the exons ATGGAGAGACTTTTCCTGTTTGTGATGCTGGCGGTGGCCGTGGCAGTTGGTGCACAGATCTGCCCAAAGCGTTGCGTTTGTCAGATCCTGTCACCCAACCTGGCCACACTGTGTGCCATGAAAGGTCTGCTATTTGTTCCGCCAAACATCGACAGGCACACGGTGGAACTGAGGCTGGCCGACAACTTTGTCACCAG TGTAAAGAGGAAAGACTTTGCAAACATGACGCGGCTCGTGGACCTCACCTTATCCAGAAATACCATCTCCTACATCACACCTCACGCCTTCACCGATCTGGAGAACCTCCGAGCTCTGCATCTCAACAG CAATCGGCTGACAAGGATAGGCAACGACACTTTCAGTGGCATGTCCAAGCTCCACCACCTGATTCTGAACAACAACCAGCTGGTACTGATCCACCAGGGAGCGTTTAATGACCTGCTGGCACTAGAAGAATTGGATCTCAGTTATAATAACCTTGATTCCATTCCATGGGAGGCCATTCAG AAAATGACAAGCCTTCATACGCTGAGTTTGGACCACAACATGTTGGACTTTATCCCAGAGGGGACATTTTCATTGCTCCAGAAACTCAACCGGCTCGACGTCACCTCAAATAAACTGCAAAAGCTCCCGCCTGACCCTCTCTTTCAACGAGCGCAG gTTCTGGCCACCTCGGGGATCTTGAGCTCCTCAACCTTTGCACTATCATTTGGTGGAAACCCGCTGCATTGCAACTGTGAGCTACTTTGGCTGCGAAGGCTTAACCGAGAGGACGACTTGGAGACGTGCGCCTCACCTCAGCACCTCTCCGGACGCTACTTTTGGTCCATTCCCGAGGAGGAGTTTCTGTGCGAACCCCCGCTCATAACGCGGTACTCCCATGAGATGAGGGTCCTCGAAGGACAGAGAGTGTCACTCAG ATGTAAGGCCAGAGGTGACCCAGAGCCAGCGATACATTGGATATCTCCCGATGGCAAACTGGTCTCAAACTCCTCCAGAACGCTGGTCTACGTCAACGGAAGTCTGGACATCCTCATCAGTACTGTCAAAGACACAGGCTCTTTTACCTGCATCTCCTCCAACCCTGCTGGCGAAGCTCACCAAACTGTCGACTTGGTCATCGTTAAACTCCCGCACATCTCCAACAACACCAACAACATTCAGGAGCCTGACCCAGGATCGTCTGACATTCACACGTCCACATCGACCCGCAGCGGAAGCAACGGAAGCAACGCGACGGGCGACGTGAAGGGTGGAGTAGAAAAGAGGGTGGTGAGCGCCGAGGCCACTTCGTCGACGGCGCTGATCAACTTTAACTTCCAGAGGAATATTCCAGGTATCCGGATGTTCCAGATCCAATACAACGGGAGCCAAGATGATTCACTCGTGTATCG AATGATCCCTCCATCAAGTAAGAGCTTCCTGGTCAACAACCTGGCAGCAGGAAGCCAGTACGATCTATGCGTGCTGGCCATCTACGACGACATCATCACCTCCCTGACGGCCACCCGCGTGGTAGGATGCGTGCAGttcaccaccgagtccgagtacaTGAGATGCCATTTTATGCAATCCCAATTCCTCGGCGGGACtatgatcatcatcatcggaGGGATTATAGTGGCTTCTGTGCTCATTTTCATCATCATCTTGATGATACGATACAAG GTGTGCAACCCAGGAGATGGCGTTAAAGGCATGTCAATGTCCATGACCAACGTTCACTCTCAGACAAACGGGCAAAGGTGCAGCGTGACCCCCAGTAACTCCAAGCACGCCTCCATCGGATTGGAGGACCTGTCAAAGAAGAAGAGTGGAGGGAAggacgccgccaccgccgccgccaccaccaccgccaCCGCCACCACCACGCTTTCATCCAACTCGTCCCTACCCGACTGCTCCACAGACACATCTGTTCTCAGCCAGCATTGGACAACACTCGGGGCTGAAGAACAAGTCAAAGTGGGTGAGGAGAGAGCTcgagccagcctctcctcgaccGCCGCCACCAGCTCGCTGGGCAGGCCAAAGCGGAAGCCCGCTCCAAGTAAACCGGGCTCAGCTTGCTCAAACACCTCAGCCGCCCCGGAGAACCTCCCGAGCGCGTGCTCTCGCCCTCCTTCCGCTTCCGCCTCCGCCTCGACCGCCTCTTCCACTCCTCTAGATACGCTCAACACCAACCGCAACAATTCCACCTCACTTAACCAAGGGCAGCCGCCGGCTCCTCCCCCCATTGGCAACCCTCGTCCACTTCCCTCCGTCCGCTATCGGGAAACGCCCATTCTGCGCCGGGCTCCCCGCGCCCGCACCAAGTACCAGACTCTCCCCGTGGAGGAGGGAGGCCGGAGCAGGCCGAGGAGGAGATATTCCCTCAGCGAAGGGGGCTCAAAGACTCTGGCGTACAATCCAGGGAGCGCGCCAAAATTAGGACGCACGGTGCGGGACAAAAGGAGTCGATCCATGAGCGGAATGCTCTTCTCCAAAGATGGGGAGGGGGACTCGAATAGAGGGCGCTGTGATTCGGACTGGATCTTGGAGAGCACGGTTTAA
- the LOC125980493 gene encoding galactose-specific lectin nattectin-like — protein MAFGLGSLFLLCILIQLWTGDWCKPVSRAKANGCPRGWTRLDCRCFIFQREGRTFADSESICNILGGNLVSIHSNLENAVVTELVSRGGVTGAFWIGLHDAIEDDSFIWTDGTDEDFRNFQFWPSEPDNSGECVNVLDSGGVWGDDDCTTESPYVCAKDLLSEW, from the exons atggcgtttggcCTTGGCTCGCTATTCCTCCTGTGCATCCTCATCCAACTCTGGACTGGAGAC TGGTGTAAGCCTGTCAGTCGTGCAAAAG CTAACGGCTGCCCGAGAGGCTGGACTCGTCTCGACTGCCGCTGTTTCATCTTTCAGCGCGAGGGGAGAACCTTTGCCGATTCCGAG AGCATCTGCAACATTCTTGGCGGGAATCTGGTGTCCATCCACAGCAATTTGGAAAATGCGGTCGTTACCGAGCTGGTTTCCCGCGGAGGCGTCACAGGTGCCTTCTGGATTGGACTTCATGATGCAATTGAG GACGATTCCTTCATCTGGACTGACGGCACCGATGAAGATTTTcgaaattttcagttttggccGTCAGAGCCCGATAACTCTGGCGAATGCGTCAATGTGTTAGACTCGG GCGGGGTCTGGGGAGACGACGATTGCACAACAGAGTCACCGTATGTTTGCGCCAAAGATTTGCTGTCCGAGTGGTGA
- the LOC125980491 gene encoding integrin alpha-11 isoform X1 translates to MDSLRVFFFIISTWGLLPGPCACFNLDTRRAQIFRGWEESHFGYTLQQYSAQGRQWLLVGAPLAWTDDQQTGDVFRCPMDDQSALNSGSACSRLHLGNVSVDNVLAPRKSGMRLGMTLTADHKDGSFVTCGPRWSHECGSSVYTSGVCTHVGAGFQTLETVTPAFQRCETFVDLVMLVDGSNSIYPWTDVTDFLVNILRKVNIGPGQTQVGVVQYGSRVVHEFRLGEHQTMDEVLQAVADIRQRGGEETRTALAINMAGSQAFKRGGRSGAHKVLVVITDGESHDSPQLDDAVTRCKRDNVTMYAIAVLGYYNRRGIDPSAFLKEIRFIASDPDQDHFFNVTDEAALKDIVDALGERIFSLEGGDGLGRGFGLQMAQAGFSSHLLQDGLLLGAVGAYDWNGAVLKRNSRGGSLLPDLSAYGDQFPEELRNHAAYFGYSLGSLVGWHGSEVLLAGAPRFNHTGKVVVFTLDPRANVNVLQALVGEQMGSYFGSVLLSMDVDGDAQSDLFLVAAPMYCSHDAHEMGKVYVYKLGTRSQALLVSHGALLPSPSLDSRFGAALVQIPDVNADGYNDLAVGAPLEDDHQGAVYLYHGHRRSLHMRHTQRFSAASLDLGLKYFGQSLDAAKNGDGDVSVAIGALGAAVVVRCRRVVRLEPTLTFEPEKVNVFHKDCWRGGRPVTCMVARVCLQLHDVACTRAGAARHVVAVRYHLNLDEKRVPRRAVLDERERLQTQTMTLTTGGQQCQRHAFTVQDTMDYSRPIAVGLETGLWASDHGPLLDPDWPTALKAELPFWNGCTHEEACVPNLIIESYTDLTSVRHLCASSEGSWRRACRQQGTALGAGSSAWVVETRRRRVALFTRLENHGENAYGTSVLLSTSPNLIFAGLVVKDQSDMQMECFPQENNQSRCNISAPLMKASSQVFFRVEFEFSSSVFLDHLHITVAASSEGKDAFPEDNKNDIVLPLKYQSELLFTIDRRPSRFVIQSEDGNDDVFPTFNVSFYLENLSWFPVEGVTFRADLWAVSLHGNRLLSLTHCGLDRNVDGGRDRDQAAASCVLTQPATSDHATAEDLTRLTQMNQSNSACVTVQCMVRLPAYKRVKLTLGGRLQRAVLQKVVFKTLDVLVSAHVHLDASSSSFLQEERPVRQTVVELTKERASEAILVAVFLGSSAGGFLVLAVIVLVLWRLGFFSRKRRNQEQAESAANGKPGEGL, encoded by the exons atggatTCTTTACGCgtcttcttcttcatcatctcCACCTGGGGCCTTCTGCCAG GGCCGTGCGCGTGCTTTAACCTGGACACCAGGCGAGCGCAAATCTTCCGAGGCTGGGAGGAGAGCCACTTCGGCTACACCTTACAACAATACAGCGCGCAAGGACGACAGTG GCTCCTGGTGGGCGCCCCCCTGGCCTGGACGGACGACCAGCAGACAGGTGACGTCTTCAGGTGTCCCATGGACGACCAAAGCGCTTTGAACTCGGGCAGCGCCTGCAGCCGCCTGCACCTGG GAAACGTATCCGTGGACAACGTGCTAGCGCCGCGCAAAAGCGGGATGAGGTTGGGAATGACGCTCACGGCTGATCACAAGGACGGAAGCTTTGTG ACGTGCGGCCCGCGCTGGTCTCATGAGTGCGGGAGCTCCGTGTACACATCGGGAGTCTGCACTCACGTGGGAGCCGGCTTCCAAACGCTGGAAACTGTCACGCCCGCATTTCAGA GGTGCGAGACCTTTGTGGACCTGGTGATGCTGGTGGACGGCTCCAACTCCATCTACCCATGGACGGATGTCACAGACTTCCTGGTCAACATTCTGCGCAAGGTTAACATCGGCCCCGGGCAGACGCAG GTTGGCGTGGTGCAGTATGGCTCCAGGGTGGTTCACGAGTTCCGCCTGGGTGAGCACCAGACAATGGATGAGGTCCTGCAGGCGGTCGCTGACATTAGACAACGAGGAGGGGAGGAGACCCGCACGGCGTTAGCCATCAACATGGCCGG GTCACAGGCATTCAAGCGCGGCGGCCGTTCCGGCGCTCACAAAGTTTTGGTGGTAATCACAGATGGAGAATCTCACGACAGTCCTCAGCTCGATGACGCCGTCACCCGCTGCAAACGCGACAACGTCACCATGTACGCCATCGCG GTTCTGGGCTACTACAACCGCCGCGGCATCGACCCGTCGGCATTCCTGAAGGAGATCCGCTTCATCGCCAGCGACCCGGACCAGGATCACTTCTTCAACGTGACGGATGAGGCGGCGCTCAAGGACATCGTGGACGCGCTGGGAGAGCGAATCTTCTCACTTGAAG GAGGCGACGGGCTGGGTCGAGGCTTCGGCCTGCAGATGGCACAAGCAGGATTCTCCTCACACCTCCTGCAG GACGGCCTTCTGCTGGGCGCGGTGGGTGCGTACGACTGGAACGGCGCTGTGCTCAAGCGCAACTCGCGTGGCGGGAGTCTCCTTCCCGACCTGTCGGCGTACGGTGACCAGTTCCCCGAGGAGCTGCGAAACCATGCCGCCTATTTCG GGTACTCTCTGGGCTCACTGGTGGGCTGGCACGGCTCGGAGGTGCTGCTTGCCGGAGCGCCCAGGTTCAACCACACTGGCAAGGTTGTCGTCTTCACCTTGGATCCCCGTGCAAACGTCAACGTCCTGCAGGCGCTCGTGGGAGAGCAG ATGGGTTCTTACTTTGGCAGTGTGTTGTTGTCAATGGACGTGGACGGCGACGCGCAGAGTGACCTCTTCCTAGTGGCAGCGCCCATGTACTGCAGTCACGATGCGCATGAGATGGGAAAGGTTTACGTCTACAAACTTGGCACACGTTCACAG GCTTTGCTGGTGTCGCACGGGGCGCTGCTTCCGTCACCTTCTCTGGATTCCCGCTTTGGCGCAGCACTGGTCCAGATCCCTGACGTGAACGCGGACGGCTATAACGACTTGGCGGTGGGCGCGCCGCTGGAGGATGACCATCAGGGAGCAGTCTACCTGTATCATGGCCACCGTAGGAGCCTTCACATGCGCCACACACAG CGCTTTTCCGCTGCCAGCCTCGACTTGGGACTCAAATACTTTGGGCAAAGTCTTGATGCCGCCAAGAACGGCGACGGCGACGTGAGCGTGGCCATCGGAGCGCTCGGAGCCGCCGTCGTGGTTCG GTGTCGGCGGGTAGTGCGTCTGGAACCCACGCTAACGTTCGAGCCCGAGAAGGTGAACGTTTTCCACAAGgactgctggagaggagggagaCCGGTCACTTGCATGGTCGCCAGAGTGTGCCTGCAGCTTCACGACGTGGCCTGCACGCGTGCCGGCGCGGCACGACACGTCGTGG CCGTACGTTACCATCTGAATTTGGACGAGAAACGAGTTCCTCGTCGAGCTGTTCTCGACGAACGCGAACGTCTTCAGACGCAAACCATGACCCTGACGACAGGAGGTCAACAATGCCAACGCCACGCCTTCACAGTGCAG GACACCATGGATTACAGCCGTCCAATCGCGGTGGGGCTGGAGACGGGGCTATGGGCTTCCGACCACGGGCCCTTgctggaccccgattggccgacCGCACTGAAGGCCGAG CTTCCATTTTGGAACGGTTGCACACATGAAGAAGCCTGCGTTCCAAACCTCATCATTGAGAGTTACACCGACCTCACAAGTGTCCG acACTTGTGCGCTTCCTCGGAGGGGTCGTGGCGGCGGGCATGCCGCCAGCAGGGGACGGCGCTGGGTGCCGGCAGCAGCGCGTGGGTGGTAGAGACACGGCGGAGGAGGGTGGCACTCTTCACCCGCCTGGAGAACCACGGAGAGAACGCCTACGGGACATCCGTCCTGCTCTCCACCTCGCCAAACCTGATCTTCGCCGGCTTGGTCGTCAAG GACCAGTCAGACATGCAAATGGAGTGCTTCCCACAAGAAAACAATCAAAGCAGATGCAACATCAGCGCACCTCTCATGAAGGCCTCGTCTCAG GTATTTTTCCGAGTGGAGTTTGAGTTCAGTTCTTCGGTCTTTTTGGACCACCTTCATATCACTGTGGCAGCCAGCAG tgaAGGCAAAGACGCTTTTCCCGAAGACAACAAAAACGACATCGTCCTCCCTCTCAAATACCAAAGCGAGCTCCTCTTCACCAT AGATCGACGCCCCTCTCGCTTTGTGATCCAATCAGAAGACGGCAACGACGACGTCTTCCCCACCTTCAACGTCTCCTTCTAC CTGGAGAACCTGTCGTGGTTCCCTGTTGAGGGCGTGACGTTCAGGGCTGACCTTTGGGCCGtgagtctccatggcaaccgTCTGCTGAGCCTCACCCACTGCGGCTTGGACCGGAACGTGGACGGTGGCCGAGACCGAGACCAG GCAGCCGCCTCTTGCGTCCTGACGCAGCCCGCCACGAGCGATCACGCCACGGCCGAGGACCTTACACGCCTGACGCAGATG AATCAGAGTAACAGTGCGTGCGTGACGGTGCAGTGCATGGTACGGCTTCCCGCCTACAAGCGGGTGAAGTTGACTCTGGGAGGAAGACTCCAGCGAGCAGTCCTGCAAAAG GTGGTCTTCAAGACTCTTGATGTTTTGGTCAGTGCACATGTCCACTTGGATGCCTCCAGTTCTTCCTTCTTGCAGGAGGAGCGTCCAGTCAGACAG ACGGTGGTGGAGCTGACAAAGGAGCGGGCGTCCGAGGCCATCTTGGTGGCTGTTTTCCTGGGCAGTTCAGCTGGAGGCTTTCTCGTGCTCGCTGTCATTGTGCTCGTGCTCTGGAGG CTGGGCTTCTTCTCCAGAAAGAGGCGGAATCAGGAGCAGGCCGAGTCAGCAGCTAACGGCAAGCCAGGAGAGGGACTGTGA
- the LOC125980491 gene encoding integrin alpha-11 isoform X2, which yields MDDQSALNSGSACSRLHLGNVSVDNVLAPRKSGMRLGMTLTADHKDGSFVTCGPRWSHECGSSVYTSGVCTHVGAGFQTLETVTPAFQRCETFVDLVMLVDGSNSIYPWTDVTDFLVNILRKVNIGPGQTQVGVVQYGSRVVHEFRLGEHQTMDEVLQAVADIRQRGGEETRTALAINMAGSQAFKRGGRSGAHKVLVVITDGESHDSPQLDDAVTRCKRDNVTMYAIAVLGYYNRRGIDPSAFLKEIRFIASDPDQDHFFNVTDEAALKDIVDALGERIFSLEGGDGLGRGFGLQMAQAGFSSHLLQDGLLLGAVGAYDWNGAVLKRNSRGGSLLPDLSAYGDQFPEELRNHAAYFGYSLGSLVGWHGSEVLLAGAPRFNHTGKVVVFTLDPRANVNVLQALVGEQMGSYFGSVLLSMDVDGDAQSDLFLVAAPMYCSHDAHEMGKVYVYKLGTRSQALLVSHGALLPSPSLDSRFGAALVQIPDVNADGYNDLAVGAPLEDDHQGAVYLYHGHRRSLHMRHTQRFSAASLDLGLKYFGQSLDAAKNGDGDVSVAIGALGAAVVVRCRRVVRLEPTLTFEPEKVNVFHKDCWRGGRPVTCMVARVCLQLHDVACTRAGAARHVVAVRYHLNLDEKRVPRRAVLDERERLQTQTMTLTTGGQQCQRHAFTVQDTMDYSRPIAVGLETGLWASDHGPLLDPDWPTALKAELPFWNGCTHEEACVPNLIIESYTDLTSVRHLCASSEGSWRRACRQQGTALGAGSSAWVVETRRRRVALFTRLENHGENAYGTSVLLSTSPNLIFAGLVVKDQSDMQMECFPQENNQSRCNISAPLMKASSQVFFRVEFEFSSSVFLDHLHITVAASSEGKDAFPEDNKNDIVLPLKYQSELLFTIDRRPSRFVIQSEDGNDDVFPTFNVSFYLENLSWFPVEGVTFRADLWAVSLHGNRLLSLTHCGLDRNVDGGRDRDQAAASCVLTQPATSDHATAEDLTRLTQMNQSNSACVTVQCMVRLPAYKRVKLTLGGRLQRAVLQKVVFKTLDVLVSAHVHLDASSSSFLQEERPVRQTVVELTKERASEAILVAVFLGSSAGGFLVLAVIVLVLWRLGFFSRKRRNQEQAESAANGKPGEGL from the exons ATGGACGACCAAAGCGCTTTGAACTCGGGCAGCGCCTGCAGCCGCCTGCACCTGG GAAACGTATCCGTGGACAACGTGCTAGCGCCGCGCAAAAGCGGGATGAGGTTGGGAATGACGCTCACGGCTGATCACAAGGACGGAAGCTTTGTG ACGTGCGGCCCGCGCTGGTCTCATGAGTGCGGGAGCTCCGTGTACACATCGGGAGTCTGCACTCACGTGGGAGCCGGCTTCCAAACGCTGGAAACTGTCACGCCCGCATTTCAGA GGTGCGAGACCTTTGTGGACCTGGTGATGCTGGTGGACGGCTCCAACTCCATCTACCCATGGACGGATGTCACAGACTTCCTGGTCAACATTCTGCGCAAGGTTAACATCGGCCCCGGGCAGACGCAG GTTGGCGTGGTGCAGTATGGCTCCAGGGTGGTTCACGAGTTCCGCCTGGGTGAGCACCAGACAATGGATGAGGTCCTGCAGGCGGTCGCTGACATTAGACAACGAGGAGGGGAGGAGACCCGCACGGCGTTAGCCATCAACATGGCCGG GTCACAGGCATTCAAGCGCGGCGGCCGTTCCGGCGCTCACAAAGTTTTGGTGGTAATCACAGATGGAGAATCTCACGACAGTCCTCAGCTCGATGACGCCGTCACCCGCTGCAAACGCGACAACGTCACCATGTACGCCATCGCG GTTCTGGGCTACTACAACCGCCGCGGCATCGACCCGTCGGCATTCCTGAAGGAGATCCGCTTCATCGCCAGCGACCCGGACCAGGATCACTTCTTCAACGTGACGGATGAGGCGGCGCTCAAGGACATCGTGGACGCGCTGGGAGAGCGAATCTTCTCACTTGAAG GAGGCGACGGGCTGGGTCGAGGCTTCGGCCTGCAGATGGCACAAGCAGGATTCTCCTCACACCTCCTGCAG GACGGCCTTCTGCTGGGCGCGGTGGGTGCGTACGACTGGAACGGCGCTGTGCTCAAGCGCAACTCGCGTGGCGGGAGTCTCCTTCCCGACCTGTCGGCGTACGGTGACCAGTTCCCCGAGGAGCTGCGAAACCATGCCGCCTATTTCG GGTACTCTCTGGGCTCACTGGTGGGCTGGCACGGCTCGGAGGTGCTGCTTGCCGGAGCGCCCAGGTTCAACCACACTGGCAAGGTTGTCGTCTTCACCTTGGATCCCCGTGCAAACGTCAACGTCCTGCAGGCGCTCGTGGGAGAGCAG ATGGGTTCTTACTTTGGCAGTGTGTTGTTGTCAATGGACGTGGACGGCGACGCGCAGAGTGACCTCTTCCTAGTGGCAGCGCCCATGTACTGCAGTCACGATGCGCATGAGATGGGAAAGGTTTACGTCTACAAACTTGGCACACGTTCACAG GCTTTGCTGGTGTCGCACGGGGCGCTGCTTCCGTCACCTTCTCTGGATTCCCGCTTTGGCGCAGCACTGGTCCAGATCCCTGACGTGAACGCGGACGGCTATAACGACTTGGCGGTGGGCGCGCCGCTGGAGGATGACCATCAGGGAGCAGTCTACCTGTATCATGGCCACCGTAGGAGCCTTCACATGCGCCACACACAG CGCTTTTCCGCTGCCAGCCTCGACTTGGGACTCAAATACTTTGGGCAAAGTCTTGATGCCGCCAAGAACGGCGACGGCGACGTGAGCGTGGCCATCGGAGCGCTCGGAGCCGCCGTCGTGGTTCG GTGTCGGCGGGTAGTGCGTCTGGAACCCACGCTAACGTTCGAGCCCGAGAAGGTGAACGTTTTCCACAAGgactgctggagaggagggagaCCGGTCACTTGCATGGTCGCCAGAGTGTGCCTGCAGCTTCACGACGTGGCCTGCACGCGTGCCGGCGCGGCACGACACGTCGTGG CCGTACGTTACCATCTGAATTTGGACGAGAAACGAGTTCCTCGTCGAGCTGTTCTCGACGAACGCGAACGTCTTCAGACGCAAACCATGACCCTGACGACAGGAGGTCAACAATGCCAACGCCACGCCTTCACAGTGCAG GACACCATGGATTACAGCCGTCCAATCGCGGTGGGGCTGGAGACGGGGCTATGGGCTTCCGACCACGGGCCCTTgctggaccccgattggccgacCGCACTGAAGGCCGAG CTTCCATTTTGGAACGGTTGCACACATGAAGAAGCCTGCGTTCCAAACCTCATCATTGAGAGTTACACCGACCTCACAAGTGTCCG acACTTGTGCGCTTCCTCGGAGGGGTCGTGGCGGCGGGCATGCCGCCAGCAGGGGACGGCGCTGGGTGCCGGCAGCAGCGCGTGGGTGGTAGAGACACGGCGGAGGAGGGTGGCACTCTTCACCCGCCTGGAGAACCACGGAGAGAACGCCTACGGGACATCCGTCCTGCTCTCCACCTCGCCAAACCTGATCTTCGCCGGCTTGGTCGTCAAG GACCAGTCAGACATGCAAATGGAGTGCTTCCCACAAGAAAACAATCAAAGCAGATGCAACATCAGCGCACCTCTCATGAAGGCCTCGTCTCAG GTATTTTTCCGAGTGGAGTTTGAGTTCAGTTCTTCGGTCTTTTTGGACCACCTTCATATCACTGTGGCAGCCAGCAG tgaAGGCAAAGACGCTTTTCCCGAAGACAACAAAAACGACATCGTCCTCCCTCTCAAATACCAAAGCGAGCTCCTCTTCACCAT AGATCGACGCCCCTCTCGCTTTGTGATCCAATCAGAAGACGGCAACGACGACGTCTTCCCCACCTTCAACGTCTCCTTCTAC CTGGAGAACCTGTCGTGGTTCCCTGTTGAGGGCGTGACGTTCAGGGCTGACCTTTGGGCCGtgagtctccatggcaaccgTCTGCTGAGCCTCACCCACTGCGGCTTGGACCGGAACGTGGACGGTGGCCGAGACCGAGACCAG GCAGCCGCCTCTTGCGTCCTGACGCAGCCCGCCACGAGCGATCACGCCACGGCCGAGGACCTTACACGCCTGACGCAGATG AATCAGAGTAACAGTGCGTGCGTGACGGTGCAGTGCATGGTACGGCTTCCCGCCTACAAGCGGGTGAAGTTGACTCTGGGAGGAAGACTCCAGCGAGCAGTCCTGCAAAAG GTGGTCTTCAAGACTCTTGATGTTTTGGTCAGTGCACATGTCCACTTGGATGCCTCCAGTTCTTCCTTCTTGCAGGAGGAGCGTCCAGTCAGACAG ACGGTGGTGGAGCTGACAAAGGAGCGGGCGTCCGAGGCCATCTTGGTGGCTGTTTTCCTGGGCAGTTCAGCTGGAGGCTTTCTCGTGCTCGCTGTCATTGTGCTCGTGCTCTGGAGG CTGGGCTTCTTCTCCAGAAAGAGGCGGAATCAGGAGCAGGCCGAGTCAGCAGCTAACGGCAAGCCAGGAGAGGGACTGTGA